AGATCCACCACCTCCAGTTGCGCCTGCAGTTGCCGGGCCAGCACGCTGATGGCCGCTCCGCCGCTGACGAAGTTCAACAACATCTGCCCGGTGACTTCCTGCGGGTAGGCGGAAACGCCCTCGGCCACCACCCCATGGTCACCGGCGAAGATGGCGATCCATAGCCGCTCGATGCCGGGCTTGAGCCGTCCTTGCAGGCCCGCCAGGCGTACCGCCAGTGGCTCCAGGCGCCCGAGAGAGCCGGCCGGCTTGGTCAGTTGCTGCTGACGCGCCAGGGCCTGCTCGACCATCTGGGTGTCGATTGCCTTGCAGGGTTCCAGCCACCAAGAGTTACTCATAACGCAGTTCCTTTCAAAGTCAGGGGCAGGCCGGCGACCGTCAGCACCACTCGCTGACAACGCTCGGCCAGGGCTTGATGCAGCCAACCGGCTTCATCCACATAGCGGCGAGTCAATTCGCCCAGCGGCACGACACCCATTCCGGTTTCGTTGCTGACAAAAATGATCTCCCCCGGCAAGCTCGCCACGCAATGCAACAAGGCCTCGCGTTCGGCGGCCAGGCGCTCGGGGTCCTCGAGCATCAGCAGGTTGGTCAACCACAGGGTCAGGCAGTCCACCAGCAGGCAGCGCCCTTCGCCGGCAGATTCCTGCAGCACCCGGGCCAGCTCCAGCGGCTCCTCGATCAAGCCCCAATGGGCCGGACGCCGATCGCGATGATGGGCAATGCGTTGATTCATCTCGCCATCCAGAGGCTGGCTGGTGGCGATGTAGGTCACCGCCAGGGCGCTGTCACCGGCGAGCTTTTCAGCGAGGCGGCTCTTGCCGGACCGGGCACCGCCGAGGATCAGTTGCAACATGCTTGGGCACCTCTGATAGGGAAGACGGCCTGGGTTGAGCGCTCAAAGGCCACAGAGCCGACGCAGTGCAGCGGTGTCCAGGTGATGCTCCACCAGGTCTGCCAGACGCTCGATATCGCGTTCACGCAAGGCGTGGTAATCCACCTCCTGCACCGCTTCGAGCCCGGCCCAGCGCAACAGCGCACTGCAGGCCGCAGGGGTTTCGAACAGACCGTGCAGGTAGGTGCCGAGGATCTGCCCGTCGGCGCTGCAGGCGCCATCGCTGCGACCGTCGTCCAGTTGCACGGCGGCCAGCTCCAGGGCCGGCCCGCGAGTGACCCCGGCGTGAATTTCATAACCACTGACCGCGGCATTCTCCAGGCTCAGGCGACCGCTGACGTTACGCAGCTGTTTCTCTTCTTCGAGCACGGTTTCAAATGCCAGCAGGCCCAGGCCGGGGCTGGAGCCCGCAGCGCCTTCGAGCCCGAGCGGGTCATGCACCTGCTCGCCAAGCATTTGCAGGCCACCGCAGATGCCCAGCACTTTGCCGCCGTAGCGCAGGTGGCGGGCAATCGCCCGATCCCAGCCGTTGCTGCGCAGGTAGGCCAGATCGCCCCGTACGCTTTTCGAGCCGGGGAGGATGATCAGATCGGCAGCAGGAATCGCCTGGCCGGGGCCGATGAATTGCAAGTCGACCTGAGGATGCAGGCGCAACGGATCGAAATCCGTGTGATTGCTGATGCGCGGCAGCACCGGCACCACCACCTTGAGCAACTGTTCGACCTTGCCCACCTGGCGTTGGTCGATACCGTCCTCGGCTTCCAGGTGCAGGTCCAGGACATAGGGCAGCACGCCGATCACCGGCTTGCCGGTACGGGCTTGCAGCCAGTCCAGGCCCGGTTGCAGCAACGCCAGGTCGCCACGAAAGCGGTTGATGATGAAGCCCTTTACACGAGCCTGCTCACTGGGAGACAGCAGTTCCAGGGTGCCCACCAAATGGGCGAAGACCCCACCGCGGTTGATGTCGGCGATCAGCAGCACCGGGCAGTCCACCGCCTCGGCAAAGCCCATGTTGGCAATATCGCCGGCCCGCAGGTTGATCTCCGCCGGCGAGCCGGCGCCTTCCACCATCACCACCTGATAAGCGCTTTTCAGGCGCTCATGGGAAGCCAGTACGGCCTGCATGGCGATGGCCTTGTAGTCGTGATAGGCCACGGCGTTCATACTGGTCACGGCGCGGCCGTGAATGATTACCTGAGAGCCGGTATCGCTGTTGGGCTTGAGCAGCACCGGGTTCATGTCGGTGTGGGGCGCCAGATTGGCCGCCTGGGCCTGGACGGCCTGGGCCCTGCCGATCTCGCCGCCATCGGCAGTCACCGCACTGTTGAGGGCCATGTTCTGGGGCTTGAACGGCACCACGCTGACACCCTGGCGCCGCAGCCAACGGCACAGGGCCGTCACCAGGGTGCTCTTGCCGGCATCCGAGGTGGTGCCTTGAACCATCAGAGTGCTCATGGATATTCCTTGCGATAGGCCTGCAGCGCCTGTTCCAGGCGATCCCAATCGGCCTCCTCGGCGGGCAGGCCGAAGCGCAGGCTGCTGTTATGAGTGAACAGCCGCAGGAGAATGCCGCGGCGCGCCATGAAGTGATAAAGCGATTCGGCCTCGGCACTGATCAGCCACTGAAACAGCGCGCAACCGCCCTGGGGCTTGAGACCATGGCGCTCGAGGACTTCAACCAGACGCTCGCTCGCCGCTTCGCTGCGCAACCTTTGCCGGGCGTGCCCCTGGGTATCGCGCAGGCAGGCCTGCCCCACCACCCGGGTCGGCCCGCTGACCGCCCAGGGTCCGACCTGCTCCGCCAGCAGTTTGAGCAGCCGGCGCTCGGCCAGGACAAAACCCAGACGTACTCCGGCCAGGCCAAAGAACTTGCCGAACGAACGCAACACAATCAGCCCCACCTGATGGGCGTGGCGAGCCAGGCTCAGGTGCGGGGTGTTGTCCATGAAGGCTTCGTCCACCACCAGCCAGCCGCCGCGCTGAGCCAGGCGCGCGTGCCAGTCCAGCAGGCGCTCCGGGGTCAGGCTCAGGCCGGTAGGGTTGTTCGGGTTGACCACCACCAGCACATCGAGGCTGTCGAGGAAGAAATCCACTTCCTGCTCCAGCACTTCGCGTACCCGGTAGCCGCTGCGGCGCCAGGCTTCGGCGTGCTCGGCATAACAGGGCGACAGCACACCGACCTTGCCCGCTCGACGCAAGCGCGGCAGCAACTGGATTGCTGCCTGGGAGCCGGCCACCGGCAGCACTTCACTGGCGCCATAGTATTCGCGGGCCGCCTGTTCCAGTCCGTCATCGGTTTCCGGCAGGCGCGCCCAGGCACGCAGCGCAATGGGCGGCAGGGGAAACGGCCAGGGCGCCAACCCGCTGGACAAGTCCAGCCAGGCATCTTCGGCAATCCCGTATTGCTCGGCCGCCTTGCGCAGTCGTCCGCCGTGCTCAAGCATAGAATTCAGCCCCCAGGCAAAGAATCAGCAGCCACAGCCAGACACCCCGCTGCACCAGCTGCCAGCCACGATCAATGGAACCGGCACTGGCCGGCTCGCCTTCACCCAGTTGCGGGCGCTGATGCAGCTCACCGTGATAAATCGCTGCGCCACCCAGCTCCACTCCCAGGGCGCCCGCCCCGGCCGCCATCACCGGGCCAGCATTCGGGCTGTCCCAGGTCGGGCCCTGGCGGTGCCAGCACTTGAGTGCCAGCCGGGTCTTGCCCAGCAAGGCGTAAGTCAGGGCCACCAGGCGCGCGGGAATGTAATTGAGCAGGTCGTCAATCTTCGCCGCAGCCCAGCCAAAACGTTCGAAGCGCTCGTTGCGGTAGCCCCACATCGCATCCAGGGTATTGCTCAGACGGTAGAGCACCACCCCGGGCGCGCCGGCCACGGCAAACCAGAACAGCGCGGCGAACACCGCATCGCTGCCGTTTTCCAGCACCGATTCGGTGGCCGCGCGGGCCACTTCGGTGGCGTCCAGCTCGCTGGTCTGGCGACTCACCAGAAACCCCACCCGGCGGCGCGCTTCTTCCAGATCGTCACTGCGCAACGCCTGGGCCACCGGCTCCACATGCTCGCCGAGGCTGCGCAGGCCCAAGGCGCAGTACAACGCCAGGATTTCCACCAGCCAGCCGACGTAGGGCAACCAGGACAGCGCTGTGGCCACCAGGGTCAGGGGCACCACCGCCAGCACCCAGGCGGTGACGCCATGGCTGCGCCAGCCACGGCCGGCGGAGTTGAAACGTTGCTCGATACGATCGGCCACACGGCCGAACGCCACCAGCGGATGCCAGCGCCTGGGTTCGCCCAGCAGCGCATCCAGCGCGACCCCGGCGACACTCAGCAAGGCCACACTCATTGACTCACTCCCCAGTAATTCTCATACAACAACTCACTCAGCGGCCGCGGTTGCGCCCAGCCTTCCAGTGCCAGCATCGGCGCCGGGTAGAATTCGGTGACCGGGCCCAGGCACAGCACGGCCACGGGCTTGGCACCTGCCGGCAGCCCCAGCAGATCGGCCAGGGCCTGAGGATCGAACAAAGACACCCACCCCATTCCAAGGCCTTCGCTGCGGGCTGCCAGCCACAGGTTCTGGATGGCGCAGGACAGGGACGCCAGGTCCATCTCCGGCAGGGTCCGACGGCCGAAGATGTGTCGTTCGCGGTCATCCATCAAGGCGGCCACCAGCACCTCGGCACAATCGTTGATGCCTTCGACCTTGAGCTTCATGAACTCGTCGGAACGCTCACCCAGGGCTTGGGCGGTGCGCACCCGCTCCGCCTCCACCAACTGCTGGATGTGCTTGCGCAACAGCCGGTCGCTGATGCGAATAAAACGCCAGGGCTGCATCAAGCCGACACTGGGCGCCTGATGCGCTGCTTCCAGCAAGCGCCGCAGCACTGCCGGCTCGACACTGCCACCCGCGAAATGACGCATGTCGCGGCGCTCGGCGATGGCCCGGTAGACCCCCTCGCGCTGCGCCTCAGAGAACCCCTGCTCACTCACCCGCCACGCCCTCGGCTAAAACCGGCTGAACAGGCGCGCCCGGCGCAAACAACGCCGCCACCGCCGCCGGATTGGACGGGAAATAGAAGTGCACGTAAGAGGCCGTCATCCGCCCCTGGCGATACACCGCTTCCGCGCCGCGCCCGCCGTTGGGGCTGAGCCCACGAGCGATGGGCAGCAGCTCGGTGCTGGTCAGGGAATGGTGATAGGTGTGGCCGCGCAGACTGCCTTCGGGCAAATCCACCGCCTGCAAGGCCAGTGCCGCCAGGCGCTTCTGCATTACCGCATCTCCGGGCAGCAGGCCCAGGAGCTCGGCACGCTGGCCTTCGACATCGGTCAGGGAGTCCAGCAGGTAGAGCATGCCGCCGCACTCGGCGAGCAGCGGCTTGCCGGCCGCGTGATGGGCACGAATGGCCTGCAGCATGCTGCTGTTGCGGGCCAGGGCCTGATGGTGCAATTCGGGATAGCCGCCGGGCAGGTACAGGCTGTCCGCGTCGGGCAGCTGGGTATCGTGGATCGGCGAGAAGAAGCTCAACTGCGCCCCCATGGCTCGCAACAGATCGAGGCTGGCGCCATAGGTGAAGGCAAACGCCTCGTCCCGCGCCACGGCAATCCGCACGCCCTTGAGCAGTGGCGCGCAAGCCACCGGCGTGGGTGCAGCAAAACTCACCGCTGGCGGCAGTTCCACCTGGCAACTGCTGGCCAGGGCCTCGGCGGCGGCATCCAGGCGCAGGTCCAGATCATTCAGCTCGCTGGCCTGCACCAGCCCCAGATGGCGGCTGGGCAGCTCGATATCGGTTTCCCGGGACAAGGCGCCATACCAGCGCAAGCCTTCCGTCAGGCTGCCTTCCAGCAACTGCGCATGGCGCAGGGTACCAACCCGGTTGGCCAGCACCCCGGCAAACGGCAGGTCCGGCTGGTAGCGCGCCAGGCCCAGAGCCAGGGCGCCGAAGGTCTGGGCCATGGCGGTGCCATCGATCACCCCCAGCACCGGCACGCCGAAATGCCGCGCCAGATCGGCGCTGGAAGGGGTGCCATCGAACAGGCCCATGACCCCCTCGATCAGAATCAGGTCGGCCTCTCCCGCCGCCTCCCAGAGCAGACGGCGGCTTTCCTGCTCGCCCACCATCCACATGTCCAACTGGTACACCGCGGCACCACTGGCGCGCTCAAGAATCATCGGGTCGAGGAAATCCGGGCCGCACTTGAAGACCCGGACCTTGCGCCCCCGGTTGCGGTGCAAGCGGGCAAGGGCCGCGGTCACCGTGGTCTTGCCCTGGCCGGAAGCCGGTGCGGCGATCAACACTGCCGGGCAATGACGAACATCAGTCATGAATTCACGCTCACAGCTCGACACCTTTCTGCGCCTTGATCCCGGCCTGGAAGGCGTGCTTGACCATGCCCATCTCGGTCACGGTATCGGCCAGCTCGATCATCTCCGGCTTGGCGCCGCGACCGGTCACTACCACATGCTGCATGGGCGGACGTGCCTGCAGGTCACTGAGCACCTGATCCAGGTCCAGGTAGCCGTGCTTGAGGGCAATGTTCAGCTCGTCGAGCACCACCAGGCCAATATCCGGGTTGCTCAGCAACTCCCTGGAAACCGCCCAGGCGGCTTCAGCAGCAGCAATATCGCGCTGGCGATCCTGGGTTTCCCAGGTAAAGCCTTCCCCCATCACGTGAAAGCGCACCTGCTCGGGGAAACGCCGGAAGAACAGTTCTTCGCCGGTGCTGTTACGCCCCTTGATGAACTGCACCACGCCACACTGCATGCCGTGGCCCATGGACCGCGCCAGCATGCCGAAGGCCGAGCTGCTCTTGCCCTTGCCGTTGCCGGTCAATACCAGCAGCAGGCCGCATTCGTTGGGCGAGTTGGCAATGCGTTCATCGATCACGGCTTTTTTGCGCAACATGCGCGCCAGATGGCGCTCGTCACGATCGGGGGATTCACTCATGGGGCAGCTCTCCGTTGGGGCTGGGGAACGGGGGGCAGGGAAAAGGAACAGACGGCGCTAGCCTGGCATCGCCCACCGTGATGCCGTTGGATGGATCAGGCCGGTCTCCGGGCTCATGAGCGGCATGGCTGCCGGACTGCGCGCCTTCCCGTGTCATTGACACAGTGGCGTCAGGCGCAGTCTTGACTCATCTACCGTTGCGGGGGCAGCGCCGGAATCGTCGTCGGCTCCATCACTGGAACAGACCCTGACCGGCTTCCCTGTTTCACTCTGTCGGCCACCGGCCACAGAGCACCTGAAACAAGTCGCGAAGGTTAGAGGGTTGGGGGTGGAGCGTCAATTAAAGCCGGCCGTCGCCCCCGGCACAAAACTGCACTGCATCAATAAACTGACGCCAATCTTGTGCCACACTCAGAGCAATGATATCAAATAGCCACTTTTCAGCGCCCCAGGCGCCAACCACACAACAATAAGGGGTGAGTTCGATGCAAGGCATGATCATCAGCAATCCGAAGCTGGAATTCCTGCGCCCGATGCTGGAACGCTGGTTCGATTGCATCGATCGTTACAACGCGGTTCGCGGCGATAACGAAACGCCCTACTGGTTCGACGAGCAGGCCAATCTCGGGCTGCTCAGCGCGTCGGCCTGGATGGCCGAGATGGTCAGCCTGGAACACAGCCCCAGCAGGAAACAGCAGGAAGAAGGTGCGCGCAACGCCCGCACCGACCTGTACCTGGCCACCAAGGAAGAGCGCGCCTACATCCACGCCACCCAGCGCTGGCCAAGGGTCAACAGCCTGAACCTGACCCAGGCACTGCTGGACGTTGCCCAGGACGCAAGAAAGATCAGCTACGCCAGCGACCTGAGACTGGGTTGCCTGTTCGTTGCCCCACAAAAATCCCAGCACAGCGCTACCCCGGAAGAACTCCAGGACATGCTCGACGAACTGCAGAAGGAGCACTGCTGCGCCGTGGCCTGGTACTTCCCCTATGCCTATCGCAAGCTGCACAACGAGGCCGGCCACTACCACCCGGGCGTCGCCGTGCTCTTCAAGGAGGCCCGCTGATCGGGCGGAACCATCGACTGGCTATGCTTCTCTATGACTACGACGTCCGTGCACTCATAGGGAAATTCGCATGCTCAAGCTTCAGCACAGCCTACTGATCGCCATCGCCGCCGGCCTCGCCGCCTGCGGCGAAACTTCCAGCCTGCAGGTATCCGACGGCACCGGCCCCAACCCCAAGCTGCCAGAACCTAACCCGACGCTGATCCCCACGGTCAACATCGCCCCCGCCATCGGCTGGCCGCAAGGTGCAAAACCCCAGGCCGCGGCCGGCACCCAGGTCAAGGCTTTCGCCGAGAACCTCGACCATCCACGCTGGCTCTACGTCCTGCCCAATGGCGATGTGCTGGTGGCGGAAACCAACGCCCCGCCCAAACCGGATGACAGCCAGGGCATTCGCGGCTGGATCGCCGGCAAGATCATGGGCCGTGCCGGGGCGGCCGTGCCCAGCGCCAACCGCATCACCCTGCTAAGGGACCAGGATCACGATGGTGTGGCGGAGACCCGCACAGTGTTTCTGGAGAACCTCAATTCGCCCTTTGGCATGACCCTGGTGGGCAATGACCTGTATGTGGCCGATACCGACAAGCTACTGCGCTTTCCCTATCAGAGCGGCGACACCCAGATCAGCGCAGCCGCCACCAAGGTGGTCGACCTGCCCGGCGGCACCCTCAACCATCACTGGACCAAGAACGTTATCGCCAGCAAGGACGGCAGCAAGCTCTACGTCACCGTGGGCTCCAACAGCAACGTCGGCGAAAACGGCCTGGACAAGGAGCAAGGCCGAGCGGCGATCTGGGAGGTGGACCGTGAAAGCGGCCAGCACCGCCTGTTCGCCACCGGCCTGCGCAACCCCAATGGCCTGGCCTGGGAGCCGGCCAGCGGCGCACTCTGGACCGCAGTCAACGAGCGGGACGAAATCGGCAGCGACCTGGTGCCGGACTACATCACCTCGGTCAAGGATGGCGCGTTCTATGGCTGGCCCTTCAGCTACTACGGGCAACATGTGGATGTACGGGTCGAGCCGCAGAACCTCGACCTGGTGGCCAAGGCCATCGCCCCGGACTACGCGGTAGGCCCGCACACCGCGTCGCTGGGGCTGACCTTCGCCGACGGCAGCAAGCTCCCCGCCCCCTTCACCGAAGGCGCCTTCATCGGCCAGCACGGTTCCTGGAACCGCAAACCCCATAGCGGCTACAAGGTGATTTTCGTGCCATTCAGCGCCGGCAAGCCCAATGGAGCGCCGATCGATGTGCTTAGCGGCTTTCTCAATGCCGACGAGAAGGCCATGGGACGCCCGGTCGGAGTGGTGATCGACCAGCAAGGCGGGTTATTGGTGGCCGACGATGTCGGCAACAAGATCTGGCGAGTCTCCGCCGCCAAAGCCCCCTAGGCTCAACGCTTGCGGCACAGCGTCAGACCATCTCCCAGCGGCAGCAGCGACAGATCGATACGCGAGTCATCCTTCAAGGCGCGATTGAGCGCCTGGATGGCTCGAGTATCCTCGCTCAGGGAATCGGTCTCCAGCACGCGCCCGCTCCACAGGGTGTTATCGAACACCAGCAGCCCGCCAACGCGCAGCAGGCCCAGCGCGACCTCCAGGTAGGCCGGGTAGTTGGCCTTGTCGGCATCGATGAAGATCAGGTCGAAACAGCCAAGCTGCCCCGCTCGCTCCAGGCTGGCCAGGGTATCCAGGGCCGGGGCCAGGCGCAGTTCGATGCGCTGGCCCACCCCCGCCTCCTGCCAGTAGCGCAGGGCCGTAGCGTTGTAGTCGCCGGGAATGTCGCAGCAGATCAGAGAACCGTCTTCAGGCAGCGCCTGGGCCATGCACAGGGCGCTGTAGCCGGTGAAGGTGCCGACCTCCAGCACGCGACGGGCGCCGGTCAACTTCACCAGCAACGCGAGGAACTGGCCCTGCTCGGGCGCCACCTGCCAACGGGCGGTGGGCATTGCCTGGGTTTCATCCCGCAGACGACGCAGCAGGGGCGTTTCACGCAGGGAAACGTCCAGCAGGTAATGGTAGAGGGCATCGTCGAGGTTCAGCGTCCGAGCGGTCACAGGCACCTCGACCAGAGAAGATTAGGGATTGCGCGCCAGGTGTTCTGGCTGCAGGACGCGCTTCGCGCTCAGGTAGGCCTTCTGCCAATAGGCCTTGGACAGGCTGTCGAGCTTCACCGTGCCGCCAGTGGCCGGCGCATGCACGAAGCGCCCTTCCCCCACGTAGATGCCCGCATGGCTGACCTGGGAGCCGCCATTGGTGGCGAAGAAGATCAGATCGCCGGTCTGCAGCGCGTTCTTGCCCACGTCCGGCGCCTGCATGCCGATCATTTCCCGGGTTGAACGCGGCAGGGAAATACCCGCCGCATCGCGGTAGACGTAACCGATCAGGCCACTGCAGTCGAAACCGGAATCCGGGGTGTTGCCGCCCCAGCGATAAGGCGTGCCCACCAGCCCAAGGGCGCGGAACAGCACGTCTTCGGCAACCGGAGAGAAGGTTTGGGAGGAGGTGAACACCGGAGCACGCACCACAGGCGCAGGCGGCGGGGTACGGCTGGCACAGGCGCTGAGCAGCGCTGCGAGGGCAATAAGAGCAAAACGGGCTGAGGTCGACATAAGCTGGACAATCCTGATCGGGATGCGGCTTTCTCTGCCGTGGCACTGAAAACAAAACCGCGTAAGCAAGGCTTACGCGGTTAGTTTCAACAATAGATCAGGATTCTAGCGCCTACACGCCAAACTTCAAGTAAGACTTTAACTTCGCCCTACAAATAGTCCGCTTATTTGCGTGCAGTGACCACGGTTGGAGCCATGGCAAGTGCGCGCTTGGCTTCGATGAAGGTCTTGCTCCAGTAGCTATCGCCCAGGCTGTCGACCCGCACACCGCCACTGCGACGGCTGCTGGAGTGGATGAACTGGTCATCGCCCAGGTAGATACCTGCGTGGCTGACGCGCCCACGGCCGTTGGTGCTGAAGAACAGCAGATCACCCGGTTTGAGATTGTTGCGCGCTACCAGAGGCGCTTTCACGTTGATCATTTCGCGAGTGGAACGCGGCAGGTTCATGCCCGCCTCTTCACGAAACAGATAACCGATGAAACCGCTGCAATCGAAGCCGGCTTCCGAGGTACCGCCGAAACGGTAACGGGTACCGATCAGGGACATGCCGCGCTCGAGGATGCTGTCAGCCAGAACTGGCAACTGGTAAGGCTTGCTGTCAGAGAACTCTGCCAGTTCCTTTTCAGTTGCCAGCTCTTCCTGATAAACAGCGGAAGACTGGTTTTTGACGGAGACTTGAGCCTGCTGGACAGGTTGCTGCTGGGACACCGGAGTGTGGGAGGCGCAACCAAACAACAGGGTGACGAGTGCGAGAGGCACGAGGGGTGCGAAGCGATTTAGCATGGGCACGACCGTGGCTTGAAATAAAAGAAGACGCGACTATGCCTTCTATCGCCCTCATTTGCAAATTCAATCGATCAGAATGTGACTTATGAGTTTCTTCCGTACATCTAAGGCTTTAAGCCCATTTTAAGTCCGCCCACCTCTGGAAACCCTTCCAAAGGTGCGTTTTCTGGCGCCTGGAATATGCCGAAGGTCGCTCCAGAAAGCCCTGGACGCCTTGTCTTTACCAGCCCAGGGTCTCTTTCAGAAAAGGGATGGTCAGCTTGCGCTGGGCCTGCAACGAAGCCTGGTCGAGGCGTTCGAGAAGCTCGAACAGGGCACTCATGCTGCGGGTACCGCGGGTCAGGATGAAATGCCCGACCTCGTCGGTCAGATGCAACCCCCGGCGGGATGCCCTTAGCTGCAAGGCACGCAATTTGTCTTCGTCGGAGAGCGGGCGCATCTGAAAGATCAGCGCCAGGGTCAGGCGGGACTTCAAATCCGCCAGCTTCACCGGCAACTCGCGAGGCGAGGTCGAGGCCGCGATCAACAGGCGCCGACCACTGTCGCGCAAGCGGTTGAACAGATGAAACAGCGCTTCTTCCCAATCCGCCTTGCCAGCCACTGCCTGCAGGTCATCCAGGCAAACCAGCTCGTACTGTTCCAGGTTGTCGAGAATCTCGATACCGCGATCCAGAAGCTCCGCCAGCGGCAGATACACCGCCGGCTCCCCCAACTGCTCGAAACGCAGGCACGCGGCCTGCAGCAAGTGCGTGCGGCCCACGCCATCCTTGCCCCAGAGGTAGATCAGGCTTTCGGTCCAACCGGCGTCGGCTTCGCAGAGGCGCTCGACGTAGCCGAGTGCTGCGGCATTGGCGCCTGGGTAGTAGTTGATGAAGGTGGCGTCATCACGCAGACGCACACCTAGGGGCAGCTGAATCGGTTTCATGCTGACTGAACAGTTCCAAACGAACCGTTAGTGGCCTCTGTGTAAAGTTTGCAAAGTTTATACCCGTGACGCCGAGCGCACAATGCAGCAGACCACAAGCAAAATCAAAGGTTTGCGACAGCCAAACGCAATCGAAGGGCGTTCCTTGACAGCTACCGTGACAGCCGGCCGAGCGCCGCCAACCGTCACGAAGGCCCGCGCGCCCCTTTACAACTCGGGGTCTTCAGCACCGCTGTAGAGATCCGAATCCTTGTACAGATCATGCACATGGCGCACCAGCACCATGATCACCGCTGCCACCGGCAGCGCCAGCAGCACCCCGGTAAAACCGAACAGTTCGCCGCCGGCAAGAATGGCAAAGATCACCGCCACCGGGTGCAGGCCGATGCGATCGCCCACCAGCAACGGCGTCAGCACCATGCCCTCAAGGGCTTGCCCCACCATGAATACCGCGACAATGCCGATCATCGGATACAGGTCGCCACCGAACTGGAACAGCCCGGCAATCAGAGCCGCGCCAATGCCGATGACAAAGCCCATATACGGCACGATTGCCGCCAGACCGGCAATCAGACCGATCAACAGCCCCAGCTCCAGCCCCACCAGCATCAGGCCCGCGGCGTAGATCACCCCGAGAGCCAGCATCACCAGCAATTGCCCGCGAACAAAAGCCCCCAGCACTTCATGGCACTCCCCGGCCAGAGACACCACCTGCTCTTCGCGGCTGCGTGGCAACAGGCTGCGGATCTTGGCCATCATCAAGTCCCAGTCCCGCAGCAGATAGAAGCTGACCACCGGGATCAGCACCAGATTGGCCAGCCAGCCAATCAGCGCCAGGCCCGAAGCCGTTGCCTGGCTCAGCACCACGCCGACGATATCGGTGGTCTGGCCCATGTGCTCGCTGATGGCCGCCTTGACCTTGTCGAACTTCCAGAAGCCGTCCGCCAGACCGAGCTTGGACTGCACCCAGGGCATGGCGCTGTGCTGGACCCAATCGAGCATCTGCGGCGCCAGTTCATAGAGCCGCACCAACTGCTTGGCCAGCATGGGCACCAGCACCAGCAGCAGGGTCATGACGATCAGGGTGAACAGGGCGAATACCGCCACCACGCCCCAGGTCCGCGACAACCCCCATTGCTCCAGCCGGTCCACCAGCGGATCGAACAGGTAGGCCAG
The DNA window shown above is from Pseudomonas protegens CHA0 and carries:
- a CDS encoding PQQ-dependent sugar dehydrogenase, which encodes MLKLQHSLLIAIAAGLAACGETSSLQVSDGTGPNPKLPEPNPTLIPTVNIAPAIGWPQGAKPQAAAGTQVKAFAENLDHPRWLYVLPNGDVLVAETNAPPKPDDSQGIRGWIAGKIMGRAGAAVPSANRITLLRDQDHDGVAETRTVFLENLNSPFGMTLVGNDLYVADTDKLLRFPYQSGDTQISAAATKVVDLPGGTLNHHWTKNVIASKDGSKLYVTVGSNSNVGENGLDKEQGRAAIWEVDRESGQHRLFATGLRNPNGLAWEPASGALWTAVNERDEIGSDLVPDYITSVKDGAFYGWPFSYYGQHVDVRVEPQNLDLVAKAIAPDYAVGPHTASLGLTFADGSKLPAPFTEGAFIGQHGSWNRKPHSGYKVIFVPFSAGKPNGAPIDVLSGFLNADEKAMGRPVGVVIDQQGGLLVADDVGNKIWRVSAAKAP
- a CDS encoding class I SAM-dependent methyltransferase; protein product: MTARTLNLDDALYHYLLDVSLRETPLLRRLRDETQAMPTARWQVAPEQGQFLALLVKLTGARRVLEVGTFTGYSALCMAQALPEDGSLICCDIPGDYNATALRYWQEAGVGQRIELRLAPALDTLASLERAGQLGCFDLIFIDADKANYPAYLEVALGLLRVGGLLVFDNTLWSGRVLETDSLSEDTRAIQALNRALKDDSRIDLSLLPLGDGLTLCRKR
- a CDS encoding C40 family peptidase, yielding MSTSARFALIALAALLSACASRTPPPAPVVRAPVFTSSQTFSPVAEDVLFRALGLVGTPYRWGGNTPDSGFDCSGLIGYVYRDAAGISLPRSTREMIGMQAPDVGKNALQTGDLIFFATNGGSQVSHAGIYVGEGRFVHAPATGGTVKLDSLSKAYWQKAYLSAKRVLQPEHLARNP
- a CDS encoding C40 family peptidase codes for the protein MLNRFAPLVPLALVTLLFGCASHTPVSQQQPVQQAQVSVKNQSSAVYQEELATEKELAEFSDSKPYQLPVLADSILERGMSLIGTRYRFGGTSEAGFDCSGFIGYLFREEAGMNLPRSTREMINVKAPLVARNNLKPGDLLFFSTNGRGRVSHAGIYLGDDQFIHSSSRRSGGVRVDSLGDSYWSKTFIEAKRALAMAPTVVTARK
- the hda gene encoding DnaA regulatory inactivator Hda, with protein sequence MKPIQLPLGVRLRDDATFINYYPGANAAALGYVERLCEADAGWTESLIYLWGKDGVGRTHLLQAACLRFEQLGEPAVYLPLAELLDRGIEILDNLEQYELVCLDDLQAVAGKADWEEALFHLFNRLRDSGRRLLIAASTSPRELPVKLADLKSRLTLALIFQMRPLSDEDKLRALQLRASRRGLHLTDEVGHFILTRGTRSMSALFELLERLDQASLQAQRKLTIPFLKETLGW
- a CDS encoding AI-2E family transporter; translated protein: MADTRRWVWLGVVLLACGFVYLLHPILSPFLVALLLAYLFDPLVDRLEQWGLSRTWGVVAVFALFTLIVMTLLLVLVPMLAKQLVRLYELAPQMLDWVQHSAMPWVQSKLGLADGFWKFDKVKAAISEHMGQTTDIVGVVLSQATASGLALIGWLANLVLIPVVSFYLLRDWDLMMAKIRSLLPRSREEQVVSLAGECHEVLGAFVRGQLLVMLALGVIYAAGLMLVGLELGLLIGLIAGLAAIVPYMGFVIGIGAALIAGLFQFGGDLYPMIGIVAVFMVGQALEGMVLTPLLVGDRIGLHPVAVIFAILAGGELFGFTGVLLALPVAAVIMVLVRHVHDLYKDSDLYSGAEDPEL